The genomic segment GACGTTCGGAAAGCGATAGAGACACGTTCACCCGGCCACAACATGAACACGTTTTGGATGAGGGGAACCATTTGTCGATTTTGATCAGCTTCTTTCCCTGTTCTGCTAACTTGTATTGAAGGAAGAAGGTGAACATGCCCCAGCCGTTGTCGTGGACGCTTTGACCGAAATGGAGGGCTTGAGCCATCCCTTTCATGTTGAGGTCTTCAATCACCACTGCATCATACCGGTTGGCCAATTGTCGTGAAGCCTGATGCAGAAAATCCTGACGTTGGTTGGCGATTTTTTCGTGCAACTGGGCGACTTTCCGCCGCTGTTTGTGCCAACGGTTGGAACCTTTCCTGCGGCGTGACAGCACCCGTTGGGCTCGGGCCAGTTTTTCCAAGGCTTGCCGATAGAATCGAGGATAATTGGCTCTCTTACCCTCGCTATCAACATACAGCGTATTCATGGAAAAATCGAGCCCAACAACGTTTTCTATTTCTTTTGGCACCGGTTGATGTTCATATTCGGTCAGAATGGAGATGAAGTATTTTCCTGTTTTCGTTTTGGTAATCGTACAAGCCTTGATGGTGTGGTGAACAGGAATCTCCCGATGTTGCTTTAATTTGACCCATTTCAGTTTGGGTAACTTGATATAGCCATCTGCAAGCTTAATGTTTCCGTTGACCACATTTGTCGTGTACGACTGTTTGGCCTTGCGGCTTTTGAACTTGGGAAATCCCGCCCGGCCAGAGAAGAAGTTGGTGAATGCTTTTTGCAAGTTTAATTGAGCGTTGGCTAAGGCAAGGCTATCGACTTCTTTAAGCCACGGAAAATCCCGTTTGTACTTGGCCGGAGTGGGAAATTTGTGCTGTTTCATGGCTTCTTTGTTGTCCTTGAACTTTTCATAAATTTGTATGCGTTCCTCAAGCATTTTGTTGTAGACGAAACGGACGCAACCGAACGTTTTGGCGAGCAGCTGTTCCTGTTCTTGTGTTGGATACAGACGGAATTTGTAGGCTTTGTTGGGCATATCCACATCACCTATCCACAATACGAACGTTTGTTTGATTTTATTTTACCACACTCATCATATTGAGGCTACATCAAACCGACATTCATCTCCCACTTTCGCTTCACTTAGAAGTGGGAGACTTCTGTCGGAGGTAAGTTAAAAAAAGTGCAGTTTCCCTCCGGCGTGAAAACTGCACTTTAATGTTAAGTCTGGAACGTTCTTTGTTCTTTAGAAAAAGCGGCATTCTGATCAATAATAGGTGGTGGCACATGTGTCACTGAATATAATGCAGAAATGCTGTGGCAACGGAAAAGTAAATGAATAGGGCGATGATATCATTCAAGGTGGTAATAAACGGGCCGGACGCGATAGCCGGGTCAATGCGCAACTTGTTAATGACCAAGGGTATGGCAGCTCCGACAACAGTGGCCACGCTTAAAGCCGCAAACAGAGAAACCGCTACAACCATTCCAAGCACCCAATTACCGTCATAAAGGAGCGGGATGGCCAACACCAGCACCAAGGCACAGATAAGTCCCAACATCATCCCGGTGCCCAGCTCACGTTTTAACAATTTGCCCACGCCAACCCGGTCAATGGTACCCAGGGCCAGACTGCGCACAACGACGGCCAAAGTTTGAGTCCCGGTATTTCCAGCAGAATCCATAATTAACGGAATAAATACCGCAAGCAGGGCGACAGTCTCCAGCGTCTCTTCAAACCGGCCGATCACGCCTGCTGTAATCAGGCCCAAAAAAGCCAGCATCAGAATCCAAGGCGCCCGCTTCTTGGCGGCAGAAAACGAGGACAGCTGCAGATCAACCGCCCCCCTGGCCGCGGAGATCTCCCCAATATCCTCTGTCGCCTCTTCTTCCACGACATCCATGACATCATCCACAGTGACAATACCGACCAGTTTACCTTGTTTACTAATGACCGGAACAGCCAGAAAATCATACTTTTTAATCACATTGGCCACTTCTTCCTGGTCATCCAACACCGACACGGAGACGACACGGGTACTCATGATCTCCTCTACCAGTTGCTCATCCTGGGCCACAATGAGATCACGCAAAGACACGACACCGACCAGCTTCCCCTCTTCATTGACCACATACAGATAGTAGATTGTTTCCGCATCAGGGGCTTGTTGGCGCAAACGTTTAAGCACATCACTGGCCTTTTCTTTGGTAGACAGGGCAATAAACTCCGTGGTCATGATCGCGCCAGCGGTTTCAGGTGGATAAGCCAGCAAGTGTTTGATGTCCTGGGCATCTTCCAGTCCCATATTATTCAAGTAGGTTTCAGCCATAATGTCAGGCAATTCACCTAAAAAGTCCGCCAAATCGTCAGCTGACATGCTGTTAAACATGTCGATAACAAAAGTTTGGTCAAGCTCTACAATATATTCTTTTTGCTGCTCCAATTCTAACCCCTGGAAAATTTCGGCAAACTCAGCCGGAGACAAATATTCATACACACGTTGCCGTTGATTTTTATCAAATGAGGTAAATAATTCCACTTGATCGGTAGGGTGGAGTTCCAAAAACAGGTTGCGAAACTCTTCTATATTTCCCGCCTTTAAGGCCTTAATCACAGAACGGGTGTATTCCTCTTTATTTCTTTCATCCAGTTTGACCATTGAGACAACCTCCCTGTTCAGGAGTCCATCCCACCGCAAGAAGTGATGAAAATGGACTGCCTGTTTTTAGAGTGAACCAAGGGGTACATGATTATGACACAATGCAGATGTTGACTAGCATCGTCATTTTCGCATCTGTAACTCCTAGGATCGCCATCCATTTTCATCACCCCTTTCACACCAAATAAAAAAGCACCTTCCACGAATGAAGGTGCATCGGTAAACAGACAGATTTGAACATGCGAACACAAATCGACCAGTCGCTTACCTTCCTGCTCCTTCATTCGTTGAGCTTTGGCACTGTACGGCATAGGAGCTTGGCTCCAGCTACATTAGAAACGACCTTACCTCGATCGTTCCTGTTGACCCATTGGCGTCTTTAGACATTTCTGGGCAGTAGCGTATCTCCGTACAGGAGCCTCACCTAACGAAGGAGTCGTATGCTGCTGTCTTAGATAAGATACATGATTCATCAGATGATGTCAAT from the Caldalkalibacillus thermarum genome contains:
- a CDS encoding RNA-guided endonuclease InsQ/TnpB family protein, with protein sequence MPNKAYKFRLYPTQEQEQLLAKTFGCVRFVYNKMLEERIQIYEKFKDNKEAMKQHKFPTPAKYKRDFPWLKEVDSLALANAQLNLQKAFTNFFSGRAGFPKFKSRKAKQSYTTNVVNGNIKLADGYIKLPKLKWVKLKQHREIPVHHTIKACTITKTKTGKYFISILTEYEHQPVPKEIENVVGLDFSMNTLYVDSEGKRANYPRFYRQALEKLARAQRVLSRRRKGSNRWHKQRRKVAQLHEKIANQRQDFLHQASRQLANRYDAVVIEDLNMKGMAQALHFGQSVHDNGWGMFTFFLQYKLAEQGKKLIKIDKWFPSSKTCSCCGRVNVSLSLSERLFRCACGFVADRDINAAINIKKEGLKKLGTA
- the mgtE gene encoding magnesium transporter codes for the protein MVKLDERNKEEYTRSVIKALKAGNIEEFRNLFLELHPTDQVELFTSFDKNQRQRVYEYLSPAEFAEIFQGLELEQQKEYIVELDQTFVIDMFNSMSADDLADFLGELPDIMAETYLNNMGLEDAQDIKHLLAYPPETAGAIMTTEFIALSTKEKASDVLKRLRQQAPDAETIYYLYVVNEEGKLVGVVSLRDLIVAQDEQLVEEIMSTRVVSVSVLDDQEEVANVIKKYDFLAVPVISKQGKLVGIVTVDDVMDVVEEEATEDIGEISAARGAVDLQLSSFSAAKKRAPWILMLAFLGLITAGVIGRFEETLETVALLAVFIPLIMDSAGNTGTQTLAVVVRSLALGTIDRVGVGKLLKRELGTGMMLGLICALVLVLAIPLLYDGNWVLGMVVAVSLFAALSVATVVGAAIPLVINKLRIDPAIASGPFITTLNDIIALFIYFSVATAFLHYIQ